A stretch of DNA from Pseudomonadota bacterium:
ATTGCCGCCTTCTCTGTTCCTATATCGTGTCCTTCCTTCTCTGATTCAATCCACTTATACTTCAGTATTTCTTCTTTTTGTACTTCCACATCCTCAAGCTGTTTCTTCCGTAAAAAATCAGCTTCATAATTAATAAGGAAGTCCACTATTGCCTCTTCCAGTGTAACCTCCCCGCCTTCTGTCTGGGAAAGATAGTACTTGTGAATCTCAATAGCGCGAAGCTCGGAGGGGATGAGATCAACCTCTTTTCTTGTCATCGATTCCTTTAATAAGTATTGTCTGTTTTACGAATAATTTTTCTATTCGGGTAAATATATATCCTGGCAGTAATAAATGCAACACAAAAAAGCGAGTGGTGGTATCTCTGAAAGTGCTATCGAAGTCTATCTCAAAAAATCGATAACCGCTTCAGAAAACCTTTCAGGAAACTGGTACATCAACCCGTGGCCGCCATTTTCCATTTTCACCAGCTTCGCACCTGGAATCTTATCAACCATCATGTATGAATACCCGGGTAGCGTCAAAATATCTTCCGTACCTGTGACAAGGAGGGTCGGGCTCTTAATCTGTTGAAGACGGTCGCAACATCCCTTCCAGTTATTCATCGCATCAGCCTGTTGTTTCACGTTTTCTGGATGTGCTATCTGCCTCGAACGGGAAAAAATATCCTTCACGTAATCCAGATGAACTGCAAGCCAGCCCTCAGGAAACAGCAGCCCGATCAGCCTTTTCCCGCGCTCCTCATTGGTACCCGATGTATCATACAATTTTTTCTCCACTTCCGGAGGTGTAGGAAAGTAATACCCGCCGCAGTCCGCAGCATAAAGGATGAGCTTATTCACCTTCCGGGGGTGTCTCAATACCAGCTCCTGGGCAACTTCAGTACCCATCGAATAACCGAGTACATGGGCACGTTCTATCCCCAGCGCTTCCATCAAACCAGCCGTATCATCGGCAAACTGTTCGATGGTGAATTGACGTATCCCGGCTTCTGTTTCACCCATTCCCCGGTTGTTGAAAATGATTAACCTGTAATGAGAGGAAAGGATATTCAGTACATTCTGGTCCCAGATGTCCATTGTTCCCCTGAACCCCATAATCATGACAAGCGGGTATCCCTCACCAATCATCATGTACTCCATCCTGATATCACCTACTTTTGTACTCTGTATGTCCGAGGCATACCCGGTAATAGATACAATGGCCAGCGAAAAAAGGGCAATGATGACTATTAAACGAAACCATTTTTTCATAAACATTTTTACCTCCTGACAGTGTCCATTAAAAAGTTAATCATATAAAAACCAGTTTTCAATTATAGACCCATAGTTCAATCCGAATACCTGGGGAGTCTTCAACCGCTGCTCGCTGCCTTTATTATAAAACTGACTACAGCTTTCGTGACATTCACCATAAAACTGAGGTCAATCGTTTCATGTCTATCAAAGGGGGTATGGTAGTTAGGATTTCTGAACATGGCTGTATCTGTCAACATGAGGGCCGGATACCCTTGATTCCAGAACGAAGCGTGGTCGCTGAGCCTTGTTGAAGGGATTATGTATCCTGAAAGAGGTACCCTGTATGGTACAAGGATAAATCCTGGCACATATTCACTGACAGTGTTGTAAAAGTTCTTCATGAGGTCTTTCGATCTTTTGTTCGCAATTACAGCCAAAAAATTACCCCTTTTGGGGACACGCTTTCTCACAAAGACCGGGATTATCTGACTGCCCTCTCTCTCATCCGTGTACCCGACGGATTCAAGGATAAGTACTGCTTCATAGACCCTCCCTGATTTTCTGGCCTCTTTCGCAAATAGATTGCTCCCTATGAGAAACCTCAAGGTTTGTGGCTGCGGTTCCTCAAGGGTGAAGGCAACAAATTGGATTGTTCTCTTAAATGCCTGTGTGCTCAGTATTGATACGGCCTCGAGCAACACTGCAGCCCCGCTGGCGTTGTCATCAGCGCCGGGGCTTTCCTGTGCGGCATCATAGTGGGCACCTAAGAGTAACCATCCCTTCTCTTTATCTGTGCCTTCGATGGTCGCTATGATATTCCGGTATTTCCTTCCATAGAAAGGCACATCCTGACTCTCCACCTTGAGGCCAAAGGACCTCAAGGTCTTTTCAATAAATCTGGCCTTCTCCGTGAGGACATCGTAGTTATCCCAT
This window harbors:
- a CDS encoding alpha/beta hydrolase, whose amino-acid sequence is MKKWFRLIVIIALFSLAIVSITGYASDIQSTKVGDIRMEYMMIGEGYPLVMIMGFRGTMDIWDQNVLNILSSHYRLIIFNNRGMGETEAGIRQFTIEQFADDTAGLMEALGIERAHVLGYSMGTEVAQELVLRHPRKVNKLILYAADCGGYYFPTPPEVEKKLYDTSGTNEERGKRLIGLLFPEGWLAVHLDYVKDIFSRSRQIAHPENVKQQADAMNNWKGCCDRLQQIKSPTLLVTGTEDILTLPGYSYMMVDKIPGAKLVKMENGGHGLMYQFPERFSEAVIDFLR
- a CDS encoding M20/M25/M40 family metallo-hydrolase, coding for MSSGTLPFIHEISSEVKGERIQKYLLALEGLRHGWDNYDVLTEKARFIEKTLRSFGLKVESQDVPFYGRKYRNIIATIEGTDKEKGWLLLGAHYDAAQESPGADDNASGAAVLLEAVSILSTQAFKRTIQFVAFTLEEPQPQTLRFLIGSNLFAKEARKSGRVYEAVLILESVGYTDEREGSQIIPVFVRKRVPKRGNFLAVIANKRSKDLMKNFYNTVSEYVPGFILVPYRVPLSGYIIPSTRLSDHASFWNQGYPALMLTDTAMFRNPNYHTPFDRHETIDLSFMVNVTKAVVSFIIKAASSG